From Pseudomonas sp. G.S.17, the proteins below share one genomic window:
- a CDS encoding DUF551 domain-containing protein — protein sequence MSEWRRLIDCEPHQGQPVLVFGTITEAAEYWRHEPGVHDGDTGFFDANGDDLIGITHWMPLPQPPTA from the coding sequence ATGAGCGAATGGCGCAGATTGATCGATTGTGAGCCGCATCAAGGCCAGCCTGTTCTGGTATTCGGCACGATTACCGAGGCCGCCGAATACTGGCGGCATGAGCCGGGCGTTCACGATGGAGATACAGGCTTCTTCGATGCAAACGGTGACGACCTGATCGGCATCACCCACTGGATGCCACTTCCGCAGCCACCTACCGCATAA